The following proteins are co-located in the Apis mellifera strain DH4 linkage group LG11, Amel_HAv3.1, whole genome shotgun sequence genome:
- the LOC411943 gene encoding glutaminyl-peptide cyclotransferase translates to MNLVSQFFLISISILVIDSNIVTQKSFQNEKYNHKPTELSRNQIIKLSNLSNVSHLNEILDNICIVRIVGTPEHTKVKNYIKKSLEDLNWTVEIDSFKDDTPIFGSLEFKNVIAKLNPNAKRYLALACHYDSKYTKERNFIGATDSAVPCAQMINLAKVMKNYLESIKDNDISLMFIFFDGEEAFKEWGPKDSIYGAKHLAKIWHNNYTIFRNGENISELDKLDLLVLLDLIGAPDPTFYNYFSNTEKWYSILINAETKLASLKKFESYSYGQPTQTYFQPYSVEAYIEDDHIPFLHRDTPILHLIPYPFPIVWHKSSDNRNNIDLKTTENINKILRIFVASYLHINI, encoded by the exons ATGAACCttgtttcacaattttttttaatttctatcagTATTTTAGTAATTGACTCAAATATTGTAACacaaaaaagttttcaaaatgaaaag TACAATCACAAGCCGACCGAGTTATCAaggaatcaaataataaaattgtcaaaTCTGTCAAATGTTAgtcatttaaatgaaattttagataaCATATGCATTGTGAGAATTGTTGGAACACCAGAACatacaaaagtaaaaaat TATATTAAGAAATCATTGGAAGATCTTAATTGGACTGTGGAAATTGATAGTTTTAAAGATGATACTCCAATTTTTGGATCTTTAGAATTCAAAAATGTAATTGCAAAGTTAAATCCCAATGCAAAAAGGTATTTGGCATTGGCTTGCCATTATGACTCAAAGTATACTAAAGAACGGAATTTTATTGGTGCTACAGATAGTGCAGTACCATGTGctcaaatgattaatttagcTAAAGttatgaagaattatttagaatctataaaagat AATGATATCagtttaatgtttatattttttgatggtGAAGAAGCTTTTAAAGAATGGGGTCCAAAAGATTCTATTTATGGTGCAAAGCATTTAGCTAAAATTTGGCAcaataattatactatttttagaaatggagaaaatatttctgaattagataaatta gattTACTAGTTTTGTTAGATTTAATAGGTGCACCAGAtccaacattttataattactttagCAATACAGAAAAATggtattctatattaataaacgCTGAAACTAAATTAGcttctttaaaaaagtttgaatCATACTCTTATGGACAACCTACACAAACGTACTTTCAACCATATTCTGTAGAAGCCTATATTGAGGATGACCATATTCCTTTTTTACATCGTG ATACTCCTATCCTTCATTTGATACCGTATCCTTTTCCAATTGTTTGGCATAAATCAAGtgataatcgtaataatattgACTTAAAAAcaacagaaaatataaataaaattctaagaatttttgtagcttcatatttacatattaatatataa